Part of the Halalkalibacter krulwichiae genome is shown below.
AATTATTATATTCGTTTTAGTGTTATTTTTATTAACTGGCTTGTTTGGTGGGATAGGAATATGGAACATCCTTCATCGAAATAAGAAACGGGCATTGTGGAGTTTTGGGATTGGCGTTGCTATGATCGTACTTTATTTAATTACGATGTTTTCGTTTGGCTTACTAGGATGAAGGAAATTAGTAAATAAAGGAGTTTTGTAAATGTCTGAAGTGAAGTATGTACGTGCTTTTTATAAGACTGGTGTATATATTGCAGAGTTATTAGACAGACAAGAAGAAAAACAACGTGCGCTTGTCAAGGTGTTAGCTGTGTTAAAGCATCCAACTCAAGGAGATTTGCATAATCCTAAAATGGTTGATGTTCCATTATTTCACCAGCGTAAAGCATTAGCACAATTTGAAAAGACTTGGGTTCCATTATCGTCTCTTAAAGCCTATGAAGGAGAATTACTTGATTACCAATTTTCATTGAAACAGGCAACGGAGGCTTTGCGACAATCTCTAATAGAAGACGATTCAGACTGGGCGCGAAAATCTCTAGAAAAATTAGAAGAGTGTACAGCAGAATATTCTTTCTAATATAAAACAACCGAGTAGAAGGGCTTTCTACTCGGTTGTTTTTGTTTCCATACCGTTTAACCACAATCTAGTACTCAAATCTAATATAAACAGATCTTCTGCATTATCTAATGAACAGTTCGTTAGTGCCTCGATTTTTCGTAAGCGATACATTAAAGATTGGCGATGTAAATTTAGAGCGCGAGCCGTTTGACTCACATTTCCCCTATTTTGATGGTAAACGGTAAATGTATGAAGTAAGTCTATTTGTCTTTCTTTAGAGTAACGAAGGAGAGAACCGAGTACTGAATTAGCAATATCTATTAACTCTTTATTATTAAGCAAACTTTCAATTATTCGATCGGCAGTTGTGTCAGCAAATACGGACAGCGAATTAGGTCCGTTTCTTTTTCTCCCAATTTTAAGAGCTCTGTTGGCTTCTTGATAACTAGTAGCAAAGCATGAGTACCCGTACTGCTTCGAAATCCCCAAGTTAATGAAACTGTAGGATAAAGGAATTGGTAACGTGCTCTCAGCTTAGAGATGTATGTTTTAACTTGTAAAATTACATCGGGATGGTTCACTTCTAGAAAGATAATTAACTCTTCCTGTTGATAAGTAACCATAGATTTTAAAGCCATTGATTTAGCGATGTTTTCTGCCTCTTCTTCCATATGGCGAATACATTCATGCAGCCAATGGTCAAAAGTTATTGTTAAATGTGTCATAGAATGAAAGCCTTCCTTTAATTGTTCCGGTCTTGCGACTATACAAATATAAGGAAGGTTAATTTGATAGCCTAAAGACTTGGCTCGAGAAAGTGTTGATTCGTTCGATTGGATCGCATCTCGTGATAGCTCCCAAACAAAGTCATCACGAAGTCGCCATTCGGCTTCTTTAGCAGCCTGTTCATGTAGGAAATGAATGGCAACAGCTGTGGTAACGTGTTCGAGTAACATAAGCCATTGTTGATGCTCTTCCTCACTAAAAGGTTCAGGTCCAAATCCGCCTACTACGATGTATCCTTGAATGTTTCCAGATGAGTGAATGGTTAATTGTAACGCATATCTATTAGAGTATTGCAACCATTTGAATTTATCGCCTAATGTATGGTAAATACCATCTTCCTCCAATTGTTTATGCATAAAATTAAGCCAGTTATCTTGTAAATCAATTTCTACATTTCTCGATTTTCCTCTTATCACTCCTCGCTTATCAGCAATTAATACTTCGCATTCAATTGCACTTGAAACATGTTCCGCAACTAAATCGAGCGACTGCCCGGATAAAATATAGTCTAATAATGATTTTCTAATCTCTTCGATTTTTTCAAAGTATTTACGTTTCTCTTCGTGAATAAGTTCTAGTACTTGCTCTAAAATTTCAGAAAAACGAATCGACCAATTAAGTTCTATTAAAATGAATCTCTTCTCATTCGCAAGATCAATTATCGACTTTGGAATTTCTTGAACATATGGTCCAATGGCAATTGCTAATGCAGAAGCATGTGAATCAATAACCTCTCGAACAAATGTATAGAGGTGTTGTTCATTTTGGCTGCAGCCAACTCCAGAAGTTAACACAAGCTCATTTTTTCGTACGAAGGATTCCACTGGAGTTTCTATTACAGAAACCCAGTTTACAAATTTGCTATTAAGTAGTTCTTTTCCTGTACGAACATTTGAATCCTTTAAAATATCTAAGGCTTGAACTTGCTCCATTGAAATACTCATTCAATCCCTCCTTGAGTTGTGGAGTTATTATTATTCTAACTATTTTCAGAACATTTGTAAAAAATGGATGATTGCTTCGTTCCATTTTTCATACAGATTGTTGAATGTTTTTTCACGTTAGAAGAAATAAGATGTTAGTAATTAAAGAAAGGGGTGGTGGCATGAATAAGAAACAAATTGATAATGCAACGAAATCGGTCTGGGCTGGAGAGAAAGACTATTTAGTTCATGGAGCAACTCAAGTACCTGTCGTCCATAGTGTAGCTTATAATTACAACGATATTGATGAGTGGTTTGAAGTTGCTATAGGTAAAAGAAAAGGACATATTTATGGAAGAAATACAAATCCGACAGTTCAATCATTTGAAGATAAAATCAAGGCACTTGAACATGCGGAAGCCGCTACTAGTTTTTCAACAGGGATGGCTGCAATATCCAATTCATTACTAACCGTCCTAAAACCAGGAGATCGTGTTGTATCTATTAAGGATACGTATGGAGGAACAAACAAAATATTCTCTGAATTCTTACCAAAATTGGATATAAAAGTAACGCTCGTTGAAACAGGAAATCACGAAGAAATGGAGGCTGAAATTAATAAAGGTTGTAAACTGGTTTATTTAGAGACACCAACAAATCCAACTGTGAAAATAACAGATCTATCAAGAATTACAAAAGTTGCAAAATCTGTTGGGGCATTAGTTTTTGTTGATAATACATTTGCTACGCCAATTAATCAAAATCCACTTAATTATGGTGTTGACCTTGTTATTCATAGTGCAACAAAATTTTTAGGAGGGCACGCAGATGCATTAGGAGGAGTTATTTGCGGATCGAAAAATCTAGTCCATGACGTATATCACTATCGTGAGATAAATGGGGCTACTATGGATCCGATGGCTGCTTATTTAATACTAAGGGGAATGAAAACTTTAAAACTTCGAGTTGAAAAACAACAAGAAAATGCTCTGAAAGTTGCTACATTTCTATCTAATCATGAAAAGGTTGAAGAAGTTTTTTACCCTGGATTAGAAACACATACACATCATGATATTGCGAAAAAGCAAATGAATGGTTTTGGAGGAATGCTCAGCTTCTCTCTAAAAGGAGAACTAGATGCAGTTAGGCAATTTTTACCTAGATTAGAGTTTGCTCATCGCGCGGCGAATCTTGGTGCTGTGGAAACGACGGTAGGTCCAGCAAGAACCACAAGTCATGTTGAAAATACACCTGAGGAACGTGCGGCCTTGGGCATTCCTGAAGGATTGGTTCGATATTCGGCAGGTATTGAAGATATAGACGACTTGATTGCAGACTTGAAGCAAGCCCTCGATGCAATCAATTGATAAATAGGGGGGATAATTATGGTTACGATTGAGCACCTGATTAAGTGGAGAAGAGATTTGCACCAGCATCCGGAACTTAGCTTTGAAGAGTTTAAAACGACAAAATATATTATAAATCAATTAAAAGAACTACCAGGTGTTCGATTACAACAAGGGAAGGAATTACTTGGTATTGAAACTGGAGTGCTGGCAGTAGTCGGAGACGGATCAACGCCTATTGTCGGCCTCCGGGCTGATATAGATGCATTACCGGTAAAGGAACAAACAGGAGAGCCGTTTCAATCTTGTCATGAAGGTATTATGCATGCCTGTGGCCATGATGGCCATACAGCGATGTTACTTGGAGCAGTTCATTATTTGTCGCATCTTTATCAAAGAGGAAAACTAAAAGGAACTGTAAAATGTTTGTTTCAGCCCGCAGAAGAAGCTGAGGATATTAATGGAAAGACTGGTGCTCAATATGTTTTAGATAGTGGTGCGTTATCTGATGTGGAATCCATAATAGCTCTTCATCTCGATCCAGAACTCTCGTTAGGGAACGCTAAATTGAAGCCAGGTATTGTAATGGCAAATGTAGACACATTTACCTTAAACATTTTTGGCTCTGGTGGTCATGGTGCCTACCCTGAACAAACAATTGATCCGATTTGGCTTACTTCAATGATCTTGCCATATTTCTACAGTGTAACAAGTCGAAAAGTTGCAGCAGATGAACCAGCAGTATTAAGCATCTGCCAAATTATTGGCGGTGCTTCGACGAATGTCATACCTGAGAAGGTTACGATCAAAGGTACAATTCGCTCTTATTCCGATACGGCAAGGGAGAAGTTAGTAGCAGAATGTAAAAGAGGATTAAAGTTGATTAAAGAATTGGGAGGTACTTTTACATTCCACCTTCATCAAGGAGAGCCTGCTCTAGTAAACAATCAAGAGATAACAAAATTGTTAGAAAACATCTTATATCAAAAAGGAGTTTCGATTCATCAACAAACCTTTGGAATGGGAGGTGAAGATTTTAGTCACATCACCAGAATAATCCCTGGAGCAATGATTTTTCTCGGCGCAAAAGATGAACTTAGACATACTAGTCTTCATCAGCCGACCTTTTCATTTAACGAGAGTGTGTTAGAGCATGGAATGGAAATTCTTGTGGAAGGAGCTCTTGCAATGATCAAAAGGAGGAGGGATCACAATGGCTCATAAGCTCGCATTAATTGGCTTTGGAGGAGTAGGAAAAGGGTTTGTTGAGATTTTACGTGATAAAAAGATGAAGTTAAAAAAAGATCATCAAATTGAATTTAAAATTGTCACTATTACTGACTTATACAAAGGTTCACTGCATCACCCTGATGGTTTATCTCTAGATGAAGTATTAAAAGCCATAGATGAAAACGGCTCATTGGATGCCTATCCAGAACAACCAGGCTTAATCAGAGGTTGGAATAGTAAAGAAACAATCGAAAAGACAAACGCGGATTCGATTGTTGAAATGACCTATACAGATGTGAAAACAGGTCAGCCTGCTATTGATCATTGCAAGTGGGCTTTTCTGCATAAGAAAAATGTCGTGATGACGAACAAAGGACCTGTAGCTTTGGCTTATAATGACTTAGCTGAACAGGCTCATGCTAACGGTGTAAAATGGTTCTTTGAAGGAGCAGTCATGAGTGGGACACCAGCTCTGAGACTACCCAAAATGACTTTAACTGGAAACGAAATCAATAAAATTAACGGTATTTTCAATGGTACAACAAATTATATGTTAATGCGAATGGAAGAGGGACTCGAGTATGATGAAGCATTAAAAGAAGCTCAAAGTTTGGGCTATGCTGAAGCAGACCCAACCGCAGATGTAGAAGGATATGACGTGTTATATAAAGTATTAATATTAGCAAATGTTGTATTAGGTATTCCGTTAAAAAGAGAAGATGTCTACTGTAAAGGGATTTCAACCATGACAACGGATGATATAAAAGAAGCAAAAAGCTTAGGGAAACGTTGGAAGTTAATCGGTTCAATTCAGAAAACAAAAGAGGGTGTTAAAGCAACTGTGCAACCTGTAATGCTTGACCTAGATGATCCATTAGCAGGGGTTACAGGAGCGATGAATGCTATCACGTATTCTTGTGATTTATCGGGTGCTGTTACATTAGTGGGAGCTGGAGCTGGTATAAAAGAGACCGGATTCGCAGTACTCATAGATTTAATTGCAATTGAGCGAGAAAGATAGAATGGAGGGAAGTTTATGGCGAAACAAATTGTAAAGGAGAGAATGTTAATTGGTGGTCGTTGGATAGCAAAGAAAGACTCGATTGATGTATATGATCCTGCAACGAGTGATCTGATTGCAACGGTTCCAGCGGCATCGACAGAGGATGTCATCTATGCGATTTCTCGCGCGAAAGAAGGATTTAAAAGAAGCTCTAGTTTATCTGTATTTGAAAGAACAAAGATATTACAAAGTGCCGCTTCCTATATTGAAGAAAATGCAGATATTTATATACAAACGATTGTTTTAGAAAGTAGTAAAACAGTCAAAGAGGCAAGAAAAGAAGTAAGACGCTGTATAGAAACATTAAGATTAAGTGCCGAAGAAGCAAAAAGGATAGAAGGAGAAACGGTTGCATTTTCGCAAATGCCTGGACATGAGAAGCGTGTGGGCTATGTTTACCGCTTCCCGATAGGAATTGTAGCAGCCATAACTCCTTTTAATGACCCCTTAAATCTTGTGGCTCACAAAATAGGTCCAGCCATTGCAGCGGGGAATGCAGTTATTGTTAAACCTGCTTCATTAACGCCATTAAGCGCTATTCGCTTAGCAGAAGCATTCATCCATGCTGGTTTACCAGATGGTGTTTTATCCGTTGTAACTGGAAGAGGAGAAGCGATATGTAACCCTTTAGTGGAGCATGAAGATGTACGGTTTGTTTCGTTTACGGGTGGTTATGAAACTGGAAAAGAAATTACCTCCAAAGCAGGAGTAAAAAAATTGGCAATGGAGTTAGGGTCTAATTCGCCAACGATTGTTCTGGCTGATGCCAATATAAAAGAAGCTGTAGCTGCAACAGTTGAAGGGGCTTTTGGTGTTGCGGGGCAAAATTGTATTGGCGTTCAAAGAATTTTCGTTGAGGAATCTAAATATGATGATTTTCTAGACCGATATGTCTTAGCGACAAGGAAATTAAAAATCGGTTTGAAAACGGATGAATTAACGGATATTGGCCCAATGATTTCGGAAAAAGAAGCAAAAAGAGTGGAAAAGTGGATCGATGAAGCTGCTAATATGGGGGCGACGATTTGTTGCGGAGGAAAAAGGTCAAAAGCATTTTTAGAGCCTACTGTTTTAACAAATGTACCAGAAACCTCTACTATTTCCCAAAATGAAGTATTTGGTCCTGTTGTGATTATTGAACCTGTTCAATCATTATCAGAAGCAATTAATCGCTCTAACCAAACGGAGTATGGATTACAAGCCGGAATCTTTACGACTAATTTAGAAGATGCGTTTACAGCTGTACACCAATTACAATTCGGTGGTGTTATGATAAATGACAGTAGTGATGTTCGAATTGACTCTATGCCTTTTGGAGGGATTAAAGGATCGGGTATAGGGAGAGAAGGAGTACGTTATGCAATTGAAGCAATGACTGAGCAAAAGGTTGTTGCATTTAAATTAAAAAGATCTCCATTCAGTTAAGGAGGAAAGTAGAAGAAGGAAAGAGGGTGTTTTGATTGTTCGCATTAGAGGAGTATACAAAACGGTTGGAGAATGTCAAGAAGCGAATGGTCGAAGAAGGAGTAGATGTTCTCCTTATTTCAAACCCATCAAATATGTACTATTTAACAAATTACTCAGCATGGAGCTTTTATGTTCACCAAATAATGGTCATCACATTAGAAGATGCTCAACCAATTTGGATTGGACGACAAATGGATGCAAGTGGTGTTGCGAAAACCACTTGGCTTGATGAACATCATATCATTGCTTACCCTGATTACTTTGTTCAATCAAAGGAAAGGCATCCAATTGATTTTGTGGCCAATATACTAACAGAAATTGGTCAAAGCGCAAGGACTATTGGTGTGGAAATGGATGTCCATTATTTTACAGCTCTTTGCTATGAGCGTTTAAAACATGGCTTGCCAAATGCAACATTTAAAGATACTTCTAGTCTTGTTAATATGGTTCGACTAATTAAATCGAATCAAGAAATAAAATATATGAAAAGGGCAGGCGAAATCGTTGAACGAGCGATGAGAGCGGCTTATGATTGTGTACAAATTGGAGTTAGGGAGAATGAAGTGGCAGCTGCGATCTATCTAGCGCAAATCCAGGGAACACCAGAATTTGGTGGGGATTACACATCCATCGTACCTATGCTTCCGACGAATGAGAATACGTCTTCTCCTCATTTAACCTGGACTGATCGAAAATATAAAAACGGTGATTTTCTTACTATTGAAATTGCGGGAGCTTATAAACGCTATCATGCTCCAATGGCAAGAACAATGTCTATCGGGAACGCGCCGAATGAGGTAAAAGAACTATCTAAAGTAGTAGAGGAAGGGATAGAAGCAACACTTGACTTTATCAAGCCTGGAGTCAAAGCGTGTGACGTAGAGCGAGTGTGGAGTAAAGCTATTGGAAAATATGGACATCGTAAGAGTTCAAGGCTTGGGTATTCAGTAGGGTTAAGTTTCCCTCCAGATTGGGGAGAGCATACGGTTAGTTTTAGACCAGGAGACGAGACGATTTTAAAACCAAATATGACTTTTCATTTGATGCCTGGAATTTGGTATAGTGATTATGGTGTTGAAATTACTGAAACGGTCAGAATTACAACAGATGGAGTAGAGTTACTAACAAATTTTCCGCGCAATTTGTATGAAAAACCGGTGTTAAGCATTTTACCTGATGAGCATACGTCATAAGAAACAGGTTGTTTCTAAAGGTATAACATTGTGCCTTTGGAAACAACCATCAATAATTATTCCCCCTTTTTCTTTCGAGTATCGAAAATAATCCGTGATTAAAATTGTAGTCGATGTTAAGATATAACAAAAGAGAGAAGAATGGGAGTGGACGTAAGATGAAAGGCAAATCACTCATGTTTACATATGGGATTGTCTTTGTAGTGATGATAATTTGGGGATTGAACGTTGTCTTTCTGAAAGTACTTGTTGAAGCATTTCCTCCAGTTACAATGACAGCATTTCGAATAATGGTTGCTGGAATAGCAGCTTTTTCAATCATTTGGTTTGGTCGATCAATGAAAAAATTAACAAGAAAAGAATGGAAGTTGACTTTATTGGCCACGATATTTGGTGTTTTATGTCATCATTCTTTTCTCGCGTTAGGACTTGCGAATACGAATGCTTCCAATGCGGTTTTAATTTTAGCACTCTTACCATTAATAACTTCCATTTTTGCGGCACTATTTCTAAAAGATCACTTAACTAAATGGCGCTTATTTGGAATAAGCCTTGGATTTTTTGGAGTATTGTTTATCCAAGGTGCTTCAGGAAGCTGGGCTGTTGATCTTGGAGAATTTTATGTCTTTCTAGCTGTGCTAGTTCAAGCAATAAGCTTTATTTACATAAAAAAAGCAACAGAGTCATTGGATTCGAAACAAATGACAAGTATAATGTTTTTAGTAGGGTCAATCGGGCTTTTTATGATGAGTTTTTTAGTGGAACCAGCAAGTGTGACCTCAATATTAGAAGCTCCTCTCTGGGTTTATGTCATCTTTATCCTGTCAGCCATTTTAGCGACTACGGTAGGTCACTTTTTATTTAATGAGGCAATTGCACAAATTGGAGCAGGGCAAGCAGCGATATTTAATAACTTCGTGCCATTCTTTGGATTGTTGTTTTCCGCATTGTTTTTAAACGAGAATATTTATTGGTACCAATCATTTGGTTTTATGTTTATAACAGTAGGTGTTTTGTTTGGCACAGGTTATGTAGAAAAAGCCTTTATAAAATCAAAATATCCTGTCCAAGAGAAAAATATATAAAAATTTAGTTGTTAAAAAACTGGTATTAATGCTTATCTAAGCGACATGTATAGTTTTATTTGTTACATGTTGAAAGTGAATAGAAAAGGAATTTCCTTATTTTGAGGAAAGATTAGATTCTAATAACTAGAACTATAAAGTAAAAAGGGTGTCTAAAGTCAAAGCTAGACTTTAGACACCCTTTTCTATTAACTCACAAAGAAATTCATACTCGGTTGAATAACAGATTGTAGTTCTTGTTGTTGCTCTACAGTAAGAGGTACAAGTGGCAAACGAACTGGTCCTGCTTTTATTCCTTTCATTTCAAGTGCAGCTTTTACTGCAGTTGGATTCGGAGCAAGGAAAAGTGTTTTCATTACTGGTAATAGTTGCCTATGTTGCATTGCAGCAGCTGTAACTTGTCCTGCTTGATAATTACGTACCATTTGTTGCATTTCATTACCGACAATGTGAGATGCAACTGAAACGACCCCAGTACCACCGATAGCAAGAATAGGTAAAGTTAAACTATCGTCACCGCTATAAACAGAGAAGCCTTCAGGCGCTTGCTCAATTATAGAAGAAATTGCTTCTAGATCGCCGCTAGCTTCTTTTGTAGCTACAATATTTGGAAGCTGTGCTAAGCGAATAGTCGTTTCCACACTCATGCTAACCACACTACGTCCAGGAATATTATAAAGCATGACTGGCAATTTAGTCACTTCTGCAATGGCGCTAAAATGTGCATACATGCCTTCTTGTGATGGCTTATTATAATATGGTACGACAAGCATGATTGCATCTACACCGATTTCCTCAGCTTGTTTCGTTAGCTCAATTGAAGCTTGTGTGTTATTTGACCCAGTGCCAGCTATGACGGGAATTTGTCCGTCGACAGTATCAACCACCGTTTTAAATAGTAGAAGCTTTTCTTCCGTTGTAAGTGTCGGGGATTCGCCCGTAGTACCGGCAACGACTATTGCATCAGTACCGTTAGTTATTAAATGATGTACAAGTTCCTTTGTTGCTTCTACATCAATTTGTCCGTGTTGATTAAATGGTGTCACCATTGCGGTAACGATTCTTCCAAAATTCATCCAATTCACCCTCAATTCATCAATTTTTCCACGTCTGTTTTGAGATGGGCTACTAGGAGGCACAAAAAAACAACAATGAGGCCTCTACTCATTGTTGATAGGTTAAGCAAAATAAGCGAAACCATTCAATGTGTGAGATAGCCCTCCATATAGCTTCCAGCTATATGACAGTACTGGTCTTATTCAGAACAGTCCCAGCTCTATAAGGAAATGAGTCACTTATAAGCTTCGGCAAGTACCCCTTTTTGTTAGCTTCAATGGTTCTCATTTTCCTCGACTAACATACTAATGGTAATTGCACCTCTACCCTCACTTCAATTTATGAAGTAAGATATAACGTAATTTGAATCTACCTTACCAAATGTTTGATGTTAATGCAATGGTTTATCCAATTTTTTTATTTTTTTAACGGTGTTATTTGAATTAAATTTAAGAGCTTGTCCAACTCTTGACTACATTGAACAGTTACTTCTGCTGTCATCCCATATTTTTTGGCTGACTTTAACATTTCTAATCGTTTTTGCTCAATTTCTACGCATAGCATCTTTCTTCCAACTCCAACTTTAATATTTATAAAAACAGACCGGCTTTGTCGCTGTTGCTGGAAAAAATTTAAATGTAGTTAAGGCTAATCAATCTGTTCATAACGCTAATTATAACCAAAAGAAAAGTGTTGAAAAGTGTTTCCACGAAAGTAGTCATAATTAGATTGAATAAGAAAAAAATCGACATCTTTCTCGTTTGCGGTTGTCCGATTTCTAAATATTTTCAGTTTGAAAAACGAAAGAGAATCGCACAATAGAAGTAGGAGGGGTTCCAATGAAGTTATCAATTTTCCTGATTTTAGCAATGATGCTAGCAGGATGTACAATTCCGCAACAAGCAGAAATGGGTGCCAATTCGAATAGAGAAGAAGGGTTCAATGGATATGGTGTAGCTCAAACAAGACAATTTGAAGGGCCTTTGTCCGACTTAATGGTTCCTGATAACGCTCCAAAAGGGTTGACCGACCCAGCTTCAAAATTAGACAAAGAAGGAGCATATGTAACAGGTAGACGTGATCTTAGTATGGACAATGAGGGCACGCGTTATGGTCAAAGAATTTTAAGCAATCGACCAGGGGTTATAAGAGGTAGATACGTACACAGTAATAATCCTAATGTGGATCGGAAGGCAAAAGTTCAACAGTTTGATTCTCAAGCCAAAGATGGAATTACAAGAGAAATTGAACAAAGAGTCGAGTCATTGGAAAATGTGCGAGATGCCCATGTTATCACAGATGGTCAAAGAATTGTTGTTGCACTTGAATCAAGTGAACAAGATCGTCCTAAACTAATCGGTACTGTAAAAGAAGAGATCAAAGAAGTAGCTGATCTAAGTAATATCTACATTACAA
Proteins encoded:
- the dapA gene encoding 4-hydroxy-tetrahydrodipicolinate synthase is translated as MNFGRIVTAMVTPFNQHGQIDVEATKELVHHLITNGTDAIVVAGTTGESPTLTTEEKLLLFKTVVDTVDGQIPVIAGTGSNNTQASIELTKQAEEIGVDAIMLVVPYYNKPSQEGMYAHFSAIAEVTKLPVMLYNIPGRSVVSMSVETTIRLAQLPNIVATKEASGDLEAISSIIEQAPEGFSVYSGDDSLTLPILAIGGTGVVSVASHIVGNEMQQMVRNYQAGQVTAAAMQHRQLLPVMKTLFLAPNPTAVKAALEMKGIKAGPVRLPLVPLTVEQQQELQSVIQPSMNFFVS
- a CDS encoding aspartyl-phosphate phosphatase Spo0E family protein, which produces MLCVEIEQKRLEMLKSAKKYGMTAEVTVQCSQELDKLLNLIQITPLKK
- a CDS encoding YhcN/YlaJ family sporulation lipoprotein produces the protein MKLSIFLILAMMLAGCTIPQQAEMGANSNREEGFNGYGVAQTRQFEGPLSDLMVPDNAPKGLTDPASKLDKEGAYVTGRRDLSMDNEGTRYGQRILSNRPGVIRGRYVHSNNPNVDRKAKVQQFDSQAKDGITREIEQRVESLENVRDAHVITDGQRIVVALESSEQDRPKLIGTVKEEIKEVADLSNIYITTDRRIINRINALEHHVNLPRPFESIGGAVGDIADLVDDAAHGRR